Proteins from a single region of Colias croceus chromosome Z, ilColCroc2.1:
- the LOC123705384 gene encoding uncharacterized protein LOC123705384: protein MSASKRFRCDEETGEIITYFVNEETGEPTMVFKDAPIYSIQESRKKRKPVRFPRGHMSKTKKFQTLKANILAGSNTISHRLLLIIPTLMIFPSLVCVLLMLLELFLHVRCHKKNKILKNPNLYYRSPFHVVTSIFCGVCRDCDTASKITALQDKRRYRYDYFKGSLHAL from the coding sequence ATGTCAGCATCTAAAAGATTTCGTTGCGATGAGGAAACTGGGGAAATAATCACCTATTTTGTCAATGAAGAAACTGGAGAACCGACTATGGTTTTTAAAGATGCACCAATTTATTCGATTCAAGAGTCGAGAAAAAAACGGAAGCCCGTTCGTTTTCCACGTGGACATATGagtaaaaccaaaaaattccAAACTTTGAAAGCAAACATTTTGGCCGGATCAAATACTATAAGTCACAGGCTGCTACTCATAATACCTACTCTCATGATATTCCCCAGCCTTGTTTGTGTGTTACTTATGTTACTAGAACTATTTCTCCATGTTCGCTGTCACAAAAAGAACAAGATACTTAAAAATCCAAATCTATACTACCGAAGTCCTTTTCATGTTGTTACCAGCATATTTTGTGGAGTTTGTCGTGATTGTGATACAGCAAGTAAAATAACAGCATTGCAAGATAAAAGACGTTATCgctatgattattttaaaggCTCCCTTCATGCgctataa